A region of Salvelinus alpinus chromosome 6, SLU_Salpinus.1, whole genome shotgun sequence DNA encodes the following proteins:
- the LOC139577938 gene encoding scavenger receptor cysteine-rich domain-containing protein DMBT1-like — protein MQSEKIVRLLSLSFLFSEPDDVRLVGGGSRCAGGVEWYDKGEWRTVGTDWNKEAIAAVVCRQLGCGSTVSVLPGNTTRGFRVSCSGSESSLRECGRSYVLRPGFTVICSDLLVQPDIFLTDSMGGVSRGHQGPEMFRGYSFTITCSTQPQYPGGSFLLTFTGSNRTQTQPAVNHSAAFLFPAADDSHQGNYSCVYDNYVFSHNFSSESELLSLTITGN, from the exons ATGCAGAG TGAGAAAATAGTAagattactgtctctctcttttcttttctcagAGCCTGATGAtgtgaggctggtgggaggaggcaGTCGCTGTGCTGGTGGAGTGGAGTGGTACGACAAGGGAGAGTGGAGGACTGTGGGAACTGACTGGAACAAGGAGGCTATAGCTGCAGTAGTGTGTAGACAGCTGGGTTGTGGCTCCACTGTTTCAGTACTACCTGGAAACACCACTAGAGGGTTTAGAGTTTCCTGTTCTGGGTCTGAGTCTTCACTGAGGGAGTGTGGGAGAAGTTATGTTCTCCGTCCTGGATTCACAGTGATCTGCTCAG ATCTCCTGGTCCAGCCTGATATCTTCCTGACTGACTCAATGGGAGGGGTCTCCAGGGGCCACCAGGGGCCCGAGATGTTCAGGGGCTACAGCTTCACCATCACCTGCTCCACTCAGCCACAGTACCCAGGAGGCTCCTTCCTCCTCACGTTCACCGGCTCCAACAGAACCCAGACCCAGCCAGCTGTCAATCACTCTGCTGCCTTCCTCTTCCCTGCTGCAGATGACTCCCACCAAGGGAACTACAGCTGTGTTTATGACAATTATGTTTTCTCTCATAACTTCTCCTCTGAGAGTGAGCTCCTCTCCCTCACCATCACAGGTAACTGA